In Corythoichthys intestinalis isolate RoL2023-P3 chromosome 4, ASM3026506v1, whole genome shotgun sequence, a genomic segment contains:
- the LOC130914491 gene encoding uncharacterized protein LOC130914491 isoform X1, whose protein sequence is MDYLQPLIEFGVILILASHSNGQTWRLNVKQRIKAVNGTNLTIPCTFSYPPKYHMEKPQLFWKLLNKKSTFNTYDKDFNAFFYHPNKSFVEEKYQGKTTLVQNNDSSCTLNIREFMDEELKIYFRIIAKGENYSFIRKFVTISQSGQDVRQVTFSTGIAVPTSANIPQDERNRNGFQTIFIATFIPLAAVVVILTAGFLIWKKHTRSQSLVREGSGYYANFSRASPSKDTRKEKKKQESITLPDRKVVDEPVYINVQNAMGHTDTHTARGMDNKDNIYENVHHAK, encoded by the exons ATGGATTATCTGCAGCCTTTGATCGAGTTTGGTGTCATCCTGATTCTGGCCTCTCATTCAAATG GTCAAACGTGGCGTTTGAATGTCAAGCAGCGCATCAAAGCAGTAAATGGCACAAATTTGACCATACCATGTACATTCTCTTACCCACCTAAATACCACATGGAAAAACCTCAGCTCTTCTGGAAACTATTGAATAAAAAGAGTACTTTTAACACCTACGACAAGGATTTCAACGCGTTCTTTTATCATCCCAATAAGTCATTTGTCGAGGAGAAGTATCAAGGAAAAACCACGCTGGTGCAAAATAACGACAGTAGCTGCACCCTCAACATAAGAGAGTTCATGGATGAGGAACTGAAGATTTACTTTAGGATAATTGCGAAGGGCGAAAACTACAGTTTCATTAGGAAATTTGTCACTATATCTCAATCAG GCCAAGATGTCAGACAAGTCACATTCAGTACAG GAATTGCTGTACCGACTTCAGCCAATATACCCCAAG ATGAAAGGAATAGAAATGGGTTTCAAACCATCTTTATTGCCACTTTTATACCCCTGGCAGCAGTTGTGGTGATTCTTACTGCTGGATTTCTCATATGGAAAAAGCACACCAG GTCACAATCACTTGTGAGGGAGGGCTCTGGATATTATGCAAATTTTAGCAGAGCGTCACCAAGCAAAGACACGAG aaaagaaaaaaagaaacaagaaaGCATAACTCTTCCAGACAGGAAGGTTGTGGACGAACCTGTTTATATCAACGTGCAG AATGCTATGGGTCACACGGACACACATACGGCTCGTGGAATGGATAACAAAGACAATATTTATGAAAATGTCCATCACGCTAAATAG
- the LOC130914491 gene encoding uncharacterized protein LOC130914491 isoform X2 produces MDYLQPLIEFGVILILASHSNGQTWRLNVKQRIKAVNGTNLTIPCTFSYPPKYHMEKPQLFWKLLNKKSTFNTYDKDFNAFFYHPNKSFVEEKYQGKTTLVQNNDSSCTLNIREFMDEELKIYFRIIAKGENYSFIRKFVTISQSGQDVRQVTFSTGIAVPTSANIPQDERNRNGFQTIFIATFIPLAAVVVILTAGFLIWKKHTRKEKKKQESITLPDRKVVDEPVYINVQNAMGHTDTHTARGMDNKDNIYENVHHAK; encoded by the exons ATGGATTATCTGCAGCCTTTGATCGAGTTTGGTGTCATCCTGATTCTGGCCTCTCATTCAAATG GTCAAACGTGGCGTTTGAATGTCAAGCAGCGCATCAAAGCAGTAAATGGCACAAATTTGACCATACCATGTACATTCTCTTACCCACCTAAATACCACATGGAAAAACCTCAGCTCTTCTGGAAACTATTGAATAAAAAGAGTACTTTTAACACCTACGACAAGGATTTCAACGCGTTCTTTTATCATCCCAATAAGTCATTTGTCGAGGAGAAGTATCAAGGAAAAACCACGCTGGTGCAAAATAACGACAGTAGCTGCACCCTCAACATAAGAGAGTTCATGGATGAGGAACTGAAGATTTACTTTAGGATAATTGCGAAGGGCGAAAACTACAGTTTCATTAGGAAATTTGTCACTATATCTCAATCAG GCCAAGATGTCAGACAAGTCACATTCAGTACAG GAATTGCTGTACCGACTTCAGCCAATATACCCCAAG ATGAAAGGAATAGAAATGGGTTTCAAACCATCTTTATTGCCACTTTTATACCCCTGGCAGCAGTTGTGGTGATTCTTACTGCTGGATTTCTCATATGGAAAAAGCACACCAG aaaagaaaaaaagaaacaagaaaGCATAACTCTTCCAGACAGGAAGGTTGTGGACGAACCTGTTTATATCAACGTGCAG AATGCTATGGGTCACACGGACACACATACGGCTCGTGGAATGGATAACAAAGACAATATTTATGAAAATGTCCATCACGCTAAATAG